Proteins from a single region of Desulfosalsimonas propionicica:
- the ilvN gene encoding acetolactate synthase small subunit produces the protein MNEKKHLLSILVDNEPGVLSRITGLFSGRGYNIESLSVAETVDPGISRITMVTKGSPMIIEQIQKQLNKLINVLKVIDLTGTQYVQREMALVKVNARADHRAEILRITDIFRGQVVDVGMEHFTLKIEGDAEKIEAVLNLLKPYGIREIARTGCVALPRENR, from the coding sequence ATGAACGAAAAAAAACATTTACTCTCCATTCTCGTGGACAATGAGCCGGGCGTGCTCTCGCGGATCACAGGGCTGTTTTCCGGCCGCGGATACAATATTGAAAGCCTGAGTGTGGCTGAAACCGTGGATCCCGGAATTTCGCGGATCACCATGGTCACCAAGGGCAGCCCCATGATCATCGAGCAGATTCAAAAACAGCTAAACAAACTGATCAACGTGCTCAAGGTCATTGATCTGACCGGCACCCAGTATGTACAGCGGGAGATGGCCCTGGTAAAGGTCAATGCCCGGGCCGATCATCGGGCGGAAATTCTGCGCATCACCGATATTTTCCGGGGCCAGGTAGTGGATGTGGGCATGGAGCATTTTACCCTGAAAATCGAAGGCGATGCCGAAAAAATCGAGGCTGTGCTCAATCTGCTAAAACCCTATGGCATCCGGGAAATCGCCCGAACCGGCTGCGTGGCCCTGCCCCGGGAAAACCGATAA
- the ilvB gene encoding biosynthetic-type acetolactate synthase large subunit, with amino-acid sequence MKLKGADILLKMLQEEGVDTVFGYPGGAVIDIYDALMEEKSINHVLVRHEQGAAHAADGYARASGKVGVCLVTSGPGATNTVTGIASAYMDSIPMVILTGQVPTALIGNDAFQEVDIVGITRPCTKHNYLVKDVRNLARTIKEAFHIARSGRPGPVLVDLPKDVINATTQFNVPGEVKLKTYNPTYKPNIKQLNKVVDLIAKAQKPVIFSGGGVSLCQGHRELTELARKLQIPVTSTLMGLGGFPGTDPLWLGMLGMHGTFRANMAVSECDLLISVGVRFDDRVTGKVDEFAPNAKIVQIDIDPTSIQKNVPVHVPVVGDCKISLAEINTLVDKKKWEGLEETRKPWLAQVDEWKQTTPLAYQQAEVIKPQYVIETLYDLTGGDAIISTEVGQNQMWAAQYYHVKEPGHFITSGGLGAMGFGLPAAIGAQVGAPGTTVVDIAGDGSIQMNIQELATAVQYNLPVKVVILNNGFLGMVRQWQELFYKRRYSSTQFVHAPDFVKLAEAYGAVGLRAKTPDEVASVLREGLECNRPVVMDFVVEPEESVYPMVPAGAPIKKMLLV; translated from the coding sequence ATGAAGCTCAAAGGTGCTGATATACTTCTGAAAATGCTTCAGGAAGAAGGAGTGGACACCGTTTTTGGATATCCGGGCGGAGCGGTGATTGATATTTATGATGCCCTGATGGAGGAAAAAAGCATCAACCATGTGCTGGTTCGCCATGAACAGGGCGCCGCCCATGCCGCAGACGGCTATGCCCGGGCAAGCGGAAAAGTGGGCGTCTGCCTGGTGACCTCCGGGCCCGGGGCCACCAATACGGTCACCGGCATTGCCTCGGCGTATATGGACTCCATTCCAATGGTGATCTTGACCGGCCAGGTGCCCACTGCCCTGATCGGAAACGACGCCTTCCAGGAAGTCGATATTGTGGGCATCACCCGGCCCTGCACCAAGCACAATTACCTGGTCAAGGACGTTCGCAACCTTGCGCGCACCATCAAAGAGGCCTTCCACATCGCCCGCTCCGGCAGACCCGGACCGGTGCTGGTGGATCTGCCCAAGGATGTGATCAATGCCACAACCCAGTTCAACGTGCCCGGAGAGGTGAAGCTCAAAACCTACAATCCCACCTACAAGCCCAATATCAAGCAGCTCAACAAGGTGGTGGATCTCATTGCCAAAGCACAAAAGCCGGTGATTTTCTCCGGCGGCGGCGTCAGCCTGTGCCAGGGACACCGGGAGTTGACCGAACTGGCGCGCAAGCTGCAGATCCCGGTGACCAGCACGCTCATGGGGCTGGGCGGATTTCCGGGAACGGATCCGTTATGGCTGGGAATGCTGGGCATGCACGGCACGTTTCGGGCCAACATGGCGGTTTCTGAATGCGACCTGCTCATATCCGTGGGGGTGCGCTTTGACGACCGGGTCACGGGCAAGGTCGACGAGTTTGCCCCGAATGCCAAAATCGTGCAGATCGACATCGATCCCACCTCCATCCAAAAAAACGTGCCGGTTCACGTGCCCGTAGTGGGTGACTGCAAAATCTCCCTGGCGGAAATCAACACGCTTGTGGACAAAAAAAAATGGGAAGGGCTGGAAGAAACCCGCAAGCCTTGGCTTGCACAGGTTGATGAATGGAAACAAACCACCCCCCTGGCTTATCAGCAGGCAGAGGTGATCAAGCCCCAGTACGTGATCGAAACCCTTTATGACCTCACGGGCGGCGATGCCATCATTTCCACCGAAGTGGGCCAGAACCAGATGTGGGCGGCCCAGTATTACCACGTCAAGGAACCCGGCCATTTTATCACCTCCGGAGGGCTGGGCGCCATGGGATTCGGGCTGCCCGCGGCCATCGGCGCCCAGGTGGGTGCACCGGGCACGACCGTTGTCGACATTGCCGGCGACGGCTCCATACAGATGAACATCCAGGAACTGGCCACGGCTGTGCAGTACAATCTTCCGGTGAAGGTGGTGATCTTAAACAACGGCTTTCTGGGCATGGTGCGACAGTGGCAGGAGCTGTTCTACAAACGGCGCTATTCGTCCACCCAGTTTGTCCATGCCCCGGATTTCGTCAAGCTTGCCGAGGCCTACGGCGCCGTGGGGCTGCGGGCGAAAACCCCGGATGAAGTGGCATCGGTTCTGCGTGAGGGACTGGAATGCAATAGGCCGGTGGTCATGGATTTTGTTGTGGAGCCGGAGGAAAGCGTCTATCCCATGGTGCCCGCAGGGGCGCCGATCAAGAAGATGCTTCTGGTGTAA